The following are encoded together in the Micromonospora lupini genome:
- a CDS encoding WXG100 family type VII secretion target has translation MGLSWEEMCQKVVIDGRPGDVTSAALGWEQLIKNLNNVKQSLDTNIKDLGTTWKGPAYEAFKGHVEQISKDTGQIVADTEKGNGIVQSLKDAADKLTVAQRDFPIPATCVNDVLEARNAKLTLGVGFFEAKVSPDFLGWFDPVTAIADWINDQSEDAARVFQQVSDDYQALAPGHPGEAGNIGTGDPTNQIPKLDNGGGGGGGGGGVPKLGGGPSAGDLGAKPSIGATAMPDTGNLPSGSGAHPDLSGGYDSGTGNYPGTGGVPGVGGAGDEFSSGLAGAGGGGSPGLGSGLGGGGGLGSSGGLGSGGGAGSAGALAGGGALGRAVSPGMGPMMGGGAAGAGRGGGRGAGGRLGAGGKLGGGMAPGMGGAAGGGGAGRGGAGRGAAGAGRGAGARGAGGVAGAGGGAGYGEEDTARNTWLEEDEDVWGADGGGTSGILR, from the coding sequence ATGGGCCTGAGCTGGGAAGAGATGTGCCAGAAGGTCGTCATCGACGGCCGGCCGGGGGACGTGACAAGCGCCGCCCTCGGCTGGGAACAGCTGATCAAGAATCTGAACAACGTCAAGCAGAGCCTCGACACCAACATCAAGGACCTGGGTACGACCTGGAAGGGCCCGGCGTACGAGGCGTTCAAGGGTCACGTCGAGCAGATCTCCAAGGACACCGGGCAGATCGTGGCGGACACGGAGAAGGGCAACGGCATCGTCCAGTCGCTCAAGGACGCCGCCGACAAGCTCACCGTGGCCCAGCGGGACTTCCCGATCCCGGCGACCTGCGTCAACGACGTCCTGGAGGCGCGCAACGCCAAGCTGACCCTCGGGGTCGGCTTCTTCGAGGCGAAGGTCTCGCCGGACTTCCTGGGCTGGTTCGACCCGGTGACCGCGATCGCCGACTGGATCAACGACCAGTCCGAGGACGCCGCCAGGGTCTTCCAGCAGGTGAGCGACGACTACCAGGCCCTCGCGCCCGGCCACCCGGGTGAGGCCGGAAACATCGGCACGGGTGACCCGACCAACCAGATTCCCAAATTGGACAATGGTGGTGGCGGTGGGGGCGGGGGCGGTGGAGTGCCGAAGCTCGGCGGCGGTCCATCCGCCGGCGACCTGGGTGCGAAGCCCTCGATCGGTGCCACCGCCATGCCGGACACCGGCAACCTGCCCAGCGGCTCAGGCGCCCACCCGGATCTCTCCGGCGGGTACGACTCGGGCACGGGTAACTATCCGGGCACCGGTGGCGTCCCGGGCGTCGGCGGCGCGGGCGACGAGTTCAGCAGCGGCCTCGCGGGTGCGGGCGGCGGCGGTTCGCCCGGCCTTGGCTCCGGCCTCGGAGGCGGCGGCGGCCTGGGCTCGTCCGGTGGTCTCGGCAGCGGCGGCGGCGCGGGCAGCGCCGGCGCACTCGCGGGTGGCGGCGCGCTCGGCCGGGCGGTCTCCCCGGGCATGGGCCCGATGATGGGTGGCGGCGCGGCGGGTGCCGGTCGCGGCGGTGGCCGGGGCGCCGGTGGTCGACTCGGTGCCGGCGGCAAGCTGGGCGGCGGCATGGCCCCCGGCATGGGTGGCGCCGCCGGTGGCGGCGGCGCCGGCCGGGGCGGCGCCGGGCGCGGCGCGGCGGGTGCCGGCCGGGGTGCGGGTGCTCGGGGCGCCGGTGGCGTGGCCGGGGCGGGCGGCGGCGCCGGCTACGGCGAGGAGGACACCGCCCGCAACACCTGGCTGGAGGAGGACGAGGACGTGTGGGGCGCGGACGGCGGCGGCACCTCCGGCATCCTGCGCTGA
- the mycP gene encoding type VII secretion-associated serine protease mycosin — protein sequence MRECLPPSATEPSRRAVRAVLSGTLAALLGAALVVPSTPAVAAAPTCGPAGEDGLVQMPWALRRVDPAAAWPLSRGAGVTVAVIDSGVSAIHPALKGQVLEGRDFNNLPANRGQCDLAGHGTMVAGIIAGKDGTGVPFSGVAPAARILPIRVLPDAKGTNDEALPGQIAAAIDWAVDNGADVINLSLVTLPRPELARAVERALAKRVVLVAAAGNRQETQEDRPAYPAAYPGVIAVGGVDEQGGHVGTSVSGTFVDVAAPGLNIVGPAPGGSGYRAEPTGGTSFAAAYVSGVAALVRAAYPDLTPEQVGDRLERTADNPPQGRNAEVGYGVVNPYRAVSSLLGARTNPPVGRLAAPAPPVDPLSWQRTVAIWAAAVGALLAVLLLITRPIMARGRRRGWRPGRRTDEPVTG from the coding sequence GTGCGCGAATGCCTGCCGCCGAGCGCGACCGAGCCGTCCCGCCGTGCCGTCCGAGCCGTCCTCAGTGGAACGCTTGCGGCCCTGCTCGGCGCCGCCCTGGTGGTCCCCTCCACCCCGGCGGTCGCGGCGGCGCCCACCTGCGGCCCGGCCGGCGAGGACGGCCTGGTCCAGATGCCGTGGGCACTGCGCAGGGTGGATCCGGCCGCGGCGTGGCCGCTCTCCCGGGGAGCCGGGGTGACGGTTGCGGTCATCGACTCCGGAGTCTCCGCAATCCACCCGGCCCTGAAGGGTCAGGTGCTCGAGGGGCGCGACTTCAACAACCTGCCGGCCAACCGGGGTCAGTGCGACCTGGCCGGCCACGGCACGATGGTCGCCGGCATCATCGCCGGCAAGGATGGCACCGGGGTGCCGTTCAGCGGTGTCGCCCCGGCGGCGCGCATCCTTCCCATCCGGGTCCTGCCGGACGCCAAGGGCACCAACGACGAGGCGCTGCCCGGGCAGATCGCCGCAGCCATCGACTGGGCTGTCGACAACGGCGCCGACGTGATCAACCTGTCCCTGGTGACCCTGCCCCGCCCCGAACTGGCACGGGCCGTCGAACGCGCCCTCGCCAAGCGGGTGGTGCTGGTCGCCGCCGCCGGCAACCGGCAGGAGACCCAGGAGGACAGGCCCGCCTACCCGGCGGCGTACCCCGGGGTGATCGCCGTCGGTGGCGTGGACGAGCAGGGCGGGCACGTGGGCACCTCGGTCAGCGGCACCTTCGTCGACGTCGCCGCACCGGGACTGAACATCGTCGGCCCGGCGCCGGGTGGATCCGGCTACCGCGCCGAGCCGACGGGCGGCACCAGCTTCGCCGCCGCGTACGTCTCAGGGGTGGCGGCGCTGGTTCGGGCCGCCTACCCGGATCTCACCCCGGAGCAGGTCGGCGACCGGCTGGAGCGGACGGCGGACAACCCGCCGCAGGGGCGCAACGCCGAAGTCGGCTACGGCGTGGTCAACCCGTACCGGGCGGTGTCGAGCCTGCTGGGCGCCCGCACCAACCCGCCGGTCGGCAGGCTCGCCGCACCCGCCCCTCCCGTCGACCCGCTGAGCTGGCAGCGCACAGTCGCGATCTGGGCCGCCGCGGTGGGAGCCCTGCTCGCCGTACTGCTGCTGATCACACGCCCGATCATGGCGCGCGGCCGCCGACGCGGCTGGCGCCCGGGCCGCCGTACCGACGAACCGGTCACCGGCTGA
- a CDS encoding helix-turn-helix transcriptional regulator has protein sequence MASAATAGGGRNWTFLTNHGHVLLAIARDPTARLRDVAAEVGVTERAAQAIVADLEAGGYLHRTRVGRRNEYTLNPAGRFRHPAEADRQVGALLALFADAPVDDVTSRP, from the coding sequence ATGGCGAGCGCGGCGACGGCCGGAGGCGGCCGGAACTGGACGTTCCTGACCAACCATGGGCATGTGCTGCTGGCCATCGCTCGCGACCCCACCGCTCGACTACGTGACGTGGCGGCCGAGGTGGGCGTCACCGAACGGGCCGCCCAGGCCATCGTCGCCGACCTGGAGGCCGGCGGTTACCTGCACCGCACCCGGGTGGGCCGCCGCAACGAGTACACCCTGAACCCGGCCGGCCGGTTCCGGCACCCCGCCGAGGCCGACCGCCAGGTCGGTGCCCTCCTCGCGCTCTTCGCCGACGCACCCGTCGACGACGTCACGTCCCGACCCTGA
- a CDS encoding carbonic anhydrase, whose product MSRPGTPGAQPGPQRAADRAPMSTEPARAFAELAAGNRRFVGGAPRHPNQDAGHRAAVADGQHPFAVIVGCSDSRLAAEIIFDRGLGDLFVVRTAGHTAGPEVLGSVEYAVTVLGTPLVVVLGHDSCGAVQAAREAAATGIAPPGHLPAVVDAVLPSLRRATAEGVADIDGIVDIHIAQTVETLLAQSPVLADEVAQGRCAVVGMSYRLAAGVVRPVTPVPSGAATFDAPGASDDPAASAAA is encoded by the coding sequence ATGAGCCGTCCCGGTACGCCTGGCGCGCAGCCGGGCCCGCAGCGGGCCGCCGATCGAGCGCCGATGTCTACCGAGCCGGCCCGAGCCTTCGCCGAGCTGGCCGCCGGCAACCGCCGCTTCGTCGGCGGAGCGCCGCGCCATCCCAACCAGGACGCCGGGCACCGGGCCGCCGTGGCCGACGGGCAGCACCCGTTCGCGGTGATCGTGGGCTGCTCCGACTCCCGGTTGGCCGCCGAGATCATCTTCGATCGGGGGCTTGGTGATCTCTTCGTCGTCCGCACGGCCGGGCACACCGCCGGCCCGGAGGTGCTGGGCAGCGTGGAGTACGCGGTGACCGTGCTCGGCACCCCGCTTGTGGTGGTGCTCGGCCACGACTCGTGCGGCGCCGTGCAGGCCGCCCGCGAGGCCGCCGCCACCGGCATCGCGCCTCCCGGGCACCTTCCCGCGGTGGTCGACGCGGTGCTGCCCAGCCTGCGGCGGGCCACGGCCGAGGGCGTCGCCGACATCGACGGCATCGTCGACATCCACATCGCGCAGACAGTCGAAACGCTGCTCGCGCAGTCGCCCGTGCTGGCGGACGAGGTGGCGCAGGGGCGGTGTGCGGTGGTGGGCATGTCGTACCGGCTCGCCGCCGGTGTGGTGCGCCCGGTGACCCCCGTACCGTCGGGTGCTGCGACGTTCGACGCGCCCGGCGCCTCGGACGACCCGGCAGCTTCCGCCGCCGCCTGA
- a CDS encoding coiled-coil domain-containing protein produces the protein MTAPLRRWLTPVVAVLAALTVFAGPLPAHAAPTTPTPSGHEQEDEPKLLDDVIEQTNRDYVAAKSKLDKSKKRQLELALEVDRAKADLAALEPQVAQIAAQSYRTGRIGAIAMLLESDAPDSFVRRAAALDEMNMVNEKKLAEVNAVKARAEQAKLALDAEVREQQKQTALMAKDKRDAEKSLALVGGQGFTGGLVDATSPVARIGPGRTADGDWKPQSCSEKDPTTSGCVTPRTLHAYKEVKRAGFNRFVGCHRNGGPYEHPKGRACDWSLQKSGFSPWHNNDTRMYGNNVAAFLIRNADRLGIYYVIWNRQIWFPATGWKSYSGPSNHTDHVHMSLL, from the coding sequence GTGACGGCACCCCTACGCCGCTGGTTGACACCCGTGGTGGCCGTGCTCGCCGCGCTGACCGTGTTCGCCGGACCCCTCCCGGCCCACGCCGCCCCGACGACCCCCACACCGTCCGGGCACGAGCAGGAGGACGAGCCCAAGCTGCTCGACGACGTGATCGAGCAGACCAACCGGGACTACGTGGCGGCCAAGTCCAAGCTGGACAAGTCCAAGAAGCGGCAGCTCGAGCTGGCGCTGGAGGTCGACCGGGCCAAGGCCGACCTGGCGGCGCTGGAACCGCAGGTCGCGCAGATCGCCGCCCAGTCGTACCGGACCGGACGGATCGGCGCGATCGCGATGCTGCTGGAGAGCGACGCCCCGGACTCGTTCGTCCGACGGGCCGCGGCGCTCGACGAGATGAACATGGTCAACGAGAAGAAGCTCGCCGAGGTCAACGCGGTAAAGGCCCGCGCGGAGCAGGCCAAGCTGGCCCTCGACGCGGAGGTCCGCGAGCAGCAGAAGCAGACCGCCCTGATGGCGAAGGACAAGCGCGACGCGGAGAAGTCGCTCGCACTGGTCGGTGGTCAGGGTTTCACCGGCGGCCTGGTGGACGCCACCTCCCCTGTCGCCCGGATCGGCCCGGGTCGCACCGCCGACGGTGACTGGAAGCCGCAGTCGTGCAGCGAGAAGGACCCCACCACCTCCGGTTGCGTCACGCCGCGCACCCTGCACGCCTACAAGGAGGTCAAGCGGGCCGGGTTCAACCGGTTCGTCGGCTGCCACCGCAACGGTGGCCCGTACGAGCACCCGAAGGGCCGCGCCTGTGACTGGTCGTTGCAGAAGAGCGGCTTCAGCCCGTGGCACAACAACGACACCCGCATGTACGGCAACAACGTCGCCGCGTTCCTCATCCGCAACGCCGACCGCCTCGGCATCTACTACGTGATCTGGAACCGGCAGATCTGGTTCCCGGCGACCGGCTGGAAGTCGTACAGCGGGCCGTCGAACCACACCGACCACGTGCACATGTCGCTGCTCTGA
- a CDS encoding metal-sensitive transcriptional regulator: protein MTTPTPIRGYTASKDQLLARLRRVEGQVRGIEKMVDEDRYCIDVLTQISAIQAALDKVALGLLDGHARHCMHEGAAEGRADEMATEMMAAVGRLMKRG, encoded by the coding sequence ATGACCACACCCACGCCGATCCGCGGGTACACCGCCAGCAAGGACCAACTGCTCGCGCGGCTCCGTCGCGTCGAGGGGCAGGTCCGGGGCATCGAGAAGATGGTCGACGAGGACCGCTACTGCATCGACGTGCTCACCCAGATCTCCGCGATCCAGGCCGCACTCGACAAGGTGGCCCTGGGCCTGCTCGACGGGCACGCCCGGCACTGCATGCACGAGGGGGCGGCCGAGGGCCGGGCCGACGAGATGGCCACCGAGATGATGGCGGCCGTCGGTCGACTCATGAAGCGGGGCTGA
- a CDS encoding heavy-metal-associated domain-containing protein: MVDTTYEVRGMTCGHCVSAVSAEVGAITGVRDVQVDLATGRVTVTSDQPVATESVRAAVDEAGYDLVEA; this comes from the coding sequence ATGGTCGACACGACGTACGAGGTGCGGGGCATGACCTGCGGGCACTGCGTCAGCGCGGTCAGCGCCGAGGTGGGCGCCATCACCGGGGTGCGCGACGTGCAGGTGGATCTCGCCACCGGTCGGGTCACCGTCACCAGCGACCAGCCCGTGGCCACCGAGTCCGTCCGGGCCGCGGTCGACGAGGCCGGTTACGACCTCGTCGAGGCGTGA
- a CDS encoding heavy metal translocating P-type ATPase: MTTTSRPLPEAPNRIELAIGGMTCAACAARIEKKLNRMDGVSATVNYATEKATVRYADGVTPDDLIGTVEKTGYTAALPAPPATEQPVDPLRGPRTRLWVSVALSVPVVLLAMVPPWQFDYWQWLSLTLTAPVVVWGGLPFHRAAWTNLRHGAATMDTLVSLGTLAAFGWSLWALFLGDAGMPGMTHPFRFDISRGDGAGTIYLEAAAGVTVFILAGRYFEARSKRTAGAALRALLELGARDVAVLRDGVETRIPVDRLAVGDRFVVRPGEKIATDGVVDEGTSAVDASMLTGESVPVEVGPGDGVVGATINAGGRLVVTATRVGGDTQLARMADLVEQAQSGKAAVQRLADRISGVFVPIVITLAVGTLGWWLGTGAGPTAAFTAAVAVLIIACPCALGLATPTALLVGTGRGAQLGVLIKGPEVLESTRRVDTVVLDKTGTVTTGRMTFVDAVPASGAARDELLRLAGAVEAASEHPIARAVAAGAAEAGALPPVTGFANLEGLGVTGAVDGRAVLVGRSRLLRERGFDVPPEVDLAVRDAEAAGRTAIVAGWDGRARGVLAVADVVRPTSRTAVARLRALGLTPVLLTGDNSTVAGAVAAEVGIDEVIAEVLPAGKVDVVRRLQAQGRSVAMVGDGVNDAPALAQADLGLAMGTGADVAIEASDLTLVRGDLDAAVDAIRLSRRTLGIIRGNLFWAFGYNVAALPLAAAGLLNPMIAGATMALSSVFVVANSLRLRRFRSATDRGM, encoded by the coding sequence ATGACCACCACCAGCAGACCACTGCCCGAGGCGCCGAACCGGATCGAGCTTGCCATCGGGGGGATGACCTGCGCCGCCTGTGCCGCCCGGATCGAGAAGAAGCTGAACCGGATGGACGGGGTGAGCGCCACCGTCAACTACGCCACCGAGAAGGCCACCGTCCGGTACGCCGACGGTGTCACCCCGGACGACCTGATCGGCACTGTGGAGAAGACCGGCTACACGGCGGCCCTGCCGGCCCCACCGGCGACCGAGCAGCCGGTCGACCCGCTGCGGGGTCCGCGTACCCGTCTGTGGGTGTCGGTGGCGCTCAGCGTGCCGGTGGTCCTGCTGGCCATGGTGCCGCCGTGGCAGTTCGACTACTGGCAGTGGCTGTCGCTCACCCTCACGGCCCCGGTGGTGGTCTGGGGCGGGCTGCCGTTCCACCGGGCCGCCTGGACCAACCTGCGGCACGGCGCCGCGACCATGGACACCCTGGTCTCGCTGGGCACCCTGGCCGCGTTCGGCTGGTCGCTCTGGGCGCTCTTCCTCGGTGACGCCGGGATGCCCGGGATGACGCACCCGTTCCGTTTCGACATCAGCCGTGGCGACGGCGCCGGCACCATCTACCTGGAGGCGGCCGCGGGGGTGACGGTGTTCATCCTGGCGGGCCGCTACTTCGAGGCCCGGTCCAAGCGGACCGCGGGGGCGGCGCTGCGCGCCCTCCTCGAACTGGGCGCCCGGGACGTGGCGGTGCTGCGCGACGGGGTGGAGACGCGGATCCCGGTGGACCGGCTCGCCGTCGGTGACCGGTTCGTGGTCCGCCCCGGCGAGAAGATCGCCACCGACGGGGTGGTCGACGAGGGCACCTCAGCCGTCGATGCAAGCATGCTGACCGGCGAGTCGGTGCCTGTCGAGGTCGGGCCGGGCGACGGCGTGGTCGGCGCCACGATCAACGCGGGCGGCCGGCTGGTCGTCACCGCCACCCGGGTCGGCGGCGACACCCAGCTCGCCCGGATGGCCGACCTCGTCGAGCAGGCGCAGAGCGGCAAGGCCGCCGTGCAGCGGCTCGCCGACCGGATCTCCGGCGTCTTCGTGCCGATCGTCATCACCCTCGCGGTGGGCACCCTCGGCTGGTGGCTCGGCACCGGCGCCGGGCCGACCGCCGCGTTCACCGCCGCCGTGGCCGTGCTGATCATCGCCTGCCCGTGTGCTCTCGGTCTGGCCACGCCTACCGCGCTGCTGGTCGGCACCGGTCGCGGCGCCCAGCTCGGCGTGCTGATCAAGGGACCGGAGGTGCTGGAGTCGACACGACGCGTCGACACCGTCGTGCTGGACAAGACCGGCACCGTGACGACCGGCCGCATGACGTTTGTGGACGCCGTGCCGGCGAGCGGCGCGGCCCGCGACGAGCTGCTCCGGCTCGCCGGGGCCGTGGAGGCCGCCTCCGAGCACCCGATCGCCCGGGCCGTCGCCGCGGGCGCCGCCGAGGCCGGAGCGCTGCCTCCGGTGACAGGCTTCGCCAACCTCGAAGGGCTTGGCGTCACCGGCGCCGTCGACGGGCGGGCCGTGCTGGTCGGCCGGTCCCGGCTGCTGCGGGAGCGCGGTTTCGACGTACCGCCGGAGGTCGACCTGGCCGTGCGTGACGCGGAGGCCGCCGGGCGTACGGCGATCGTCGCCGGCTGGGACGGACGGGCGCGGGGCGTGCTCGCGGTCGCCGACGTGGTCCGGCCCACCAGCCGGACGGCAGTGGCCCGGCTGCGCGCGCTCGGGCTCACCCCGGTCCTGCTGACCGGGGACAACTCCACCGTGGCCGGGGCGGTCGCCGCCGAGGTGGGCATCGACGAGGTGATCGCCGAGGTGCTGCCCGCGGGCAAGGTCGACGTCGTCCGGCGGCTGCAGGCGCAGGGGCGGTCGGTGGCGATGGTGGGGGACGGGGTGAACGACGCCCCGGCGCTGGCCCAGGCCGACCTGGGCCTGGCCATGGGTACCGGCGCCGACGTGGCCATCGAGGCGTCCGATCTCACACTCGTCCGGGGCGACCTGGACGCGGCGGTGGACGCCATCCGGCTGTCCCGGCGCACCTTGGGGATCATCCGGGGCAACCTTTTCTGGGCCTTCGGCTACAACGTGGCGGCCCTGCCGCTGGCAGCCGCCGGGCTGCTCAACCCCATGATCGCCGGTGCCACGATGGCGCTGTCGTCGGTCTTCGTGGTGGCCAACAGTCTGCGGCTGCGGCGGTTCCGTTCGGCCACCGATCGCGGAATGTGA
- a CDS encoding CsbD family protein translates to MGFDDKINNATEDATGKLKEGAGRATDNEQLEAEGRADQSTAKLKQAGEKIKDAFKS, encoded by the coding sequence ATGGGATTCGACGACAAGATCAACAACGCCACCGAGGACGCGACCGGCAAGCTGAAGGAAGGCGCCGGTCGGGCCACCGACAACGAGCAGCTCGAGGCCGAGGGTCGCGCTGACCAGTCCACGGCCAAGCTCAAGCAGGCCGGCGAGAAGATCAAGGACGCCTTCAAGAGCTGA
- a CDS encoding ArsR/SmtB family transcription factor, with protein sequence MSAAPPPTGDDLVRVLATLANPHRLRVVAALARERAYVSGLARQLGISRALLQVHLRKLAAAGLVTARLELSEDGKAMNYYEVEPFVLTLTPEVIAAAVQTLTVPDSAEQSGADR encoded by the coding sequence ATGAGTGCCGCTCCACCGCCGACCGGCGACGACCTGGTCCGGGTGCTTGCCACCCTGGCCAACCCGCACCGGCTGCGGGTCGTCGCCGCGCTGGCCCGCGAGCGTGCCTATGTCAGCGGGCTGGCCCGGCAACTGGGCATCAGCCGGGCGCTGTTGCAGGTCCACCTACGGAAGCTGGCGGCGGCCGGGCTGGTCACCGCCCGCCTGGAGTTGTCGGAGGACGGGAAGGCCATGAACTACTACGAGGTGGAGCCGTTCGTGCTCACACTCACCCCCGAGGTCATCGCGGCGGCGGTCCAGACGCTTACCGTGCCCGACTCGGCCGAGCAGTCCGGAGCGGACCGATGA
- a CDS encoding alpha/beta hydrolase encodes MLRVRKSAVGWAVALALTAAGLTPASPAAARAQPAARPAPTITWRPCATDASAECGTLSLPVDWNRPRGERFDLALARRVANPATREGALVFGPGGPGDSGVDRVVNGSSRFSADLRRRFDIVSFDPRGTGGSNPVLCARDLLARQPQLIADQAQFDATLAGNVLLPADCRARTGPLYDHVDTTSAARDLDAIRAALGERQLTFHGSSYGTLLGERYAELFPERVRAMVLEGAMDHSLGTRALLDTQAVTSEDAFDEFVAWCDRSSVCALHGQDFRAIWERLRARAERGALTDPKRGGVVLTPFELTRLTHRDLYETRWWPGLAEWIGQLAAQTTAPSAAQTTAPSAARTTGASTGDAVAPYPFAVFCQDWSLPVRDYREYAGHLRRMARLAPDLRYPTAVFALVTCLGTPTPVADPQHRLRVRTDVPLLIAATVHDPASGYNWATNVARQLGRHGVLLTYEGWGHGSYTTSPCVGPTVDAYLIDQVVPPLGTRCPAVDPDV; translated from the coding sequence ATGCTGCGCGTACGCAAATCCGCAGTCGGCTGGGCGGTCGCCCTGGCCCTCACGGCCGCCGGCCTGACCCCGGCGAGTCCGGCCGCCGCCCGAGCACAGCCCGCTGCGCGGCCCGCCCCGACGATCACGTGGCGGCCCTGCGCCACCGACGCCAGCGCCGAGTGCGGCACCCTGTCGCTGCCCGTGGACTGGAACCGACCCCGTGGCGAGCGCTTCGACCTGGCGTTGGCCCGCCGGGTCGCCAACCCGGCCACCCGGGAGGGCGCGCTTGTCTTCGGTCCCGGCGGGCCGGGCGACAGCGGGGTCGACCGGGTGGTGAACGGCAGCTCCCGGTTCAGCGCCGACCTGCGCCGCCGGTTCGACATCGTCAGCTTCGACCCGCGCGGCACCGGCGGCAGCAACCCGGTGCTCTGCGCACGGGACCTGCTCGCCCGGCAACCGCAGTTGATCGCCGACCAGGCCCAGTTCGACGCCACGCTGGCCGGCAACGTGCTGCTGCCGGCCGACTGCCGCGCCCGCACCGGGCCCCTCTACGACCACGTCGACACCACAAGTGCCGCCCGCGACCTCGACGCGATCCGGGCCGCGCTCGGCGAGCGGCAGTTGACCTTCCACGGCAGCTCGTACGGCACCCTGCTCGGTGAGCGCTACGCGGAGCTGTTCCCGGAGAGGGTCCGGGCCATGGTGCTGGAGGGCGCCATGGACCACAGCCTCGGCACCCGAGCGCTTCTGGACACCCAGGCCGTCACCTCGGAGGACGCGTTCGACGAGTTCGTCGCCTGGTGCGACAGGTCCAGCGTGTGCGCCCTGCACGGGCAGGATTTCCGGGCGATCTGGGAGAGGCTGCGCGCGCGGGCCGAGCGCGGGGCGCTGACCGACCCGAAACGGGGCGGGGTGGTGCTGACCCCGTTCGAGCTGACCCGGCTCACACATCGGGATCTCTACGAGACGCGGTGGTGGCCGGGGCTGGCCGAGTGGATCGGCCAGCTGGCCGCACAGACGACCGCCCCGAGCGCCGCACAGACGACCGCCCCGAGCGCCGCACGGACGACCGGCGCGTCGACCGGCGACGCCGTGGCCCCGTACCCCTTCGCGGTCTTCTGCCAGGACTGGAGCCTGCCCGTCCGCGACTACCGCGAGTACGCCGGACACCTGCGCCGGATGGCCCGGCTCGCACCTGACCTGCGGTACCCGACGGCGGTGTTCGCCCTCGTGACCTGCCTGGGCACGCCGACGCCGGTCGCCGATCCGCAGCACCGCCTGCGCGTCCGTACCGACGTGCCGCTGCTGATCGCGGCCACCGTGCACGACCCGGCCAGCGGGTACAACTGGGCCACGAACGTGGCGCGGCAGTTGGGCCGGCACGGCGTGCTGCTGACCTACGAGGGTTGGGGGCACGGCAGTTACACCACGAGCCCGTGCGTGGGGCCGACCGTCGACGCCTACCTGATCGACCAGGTGGTGCCGCCCCTGGGCACCCGCTGCCCGGCAGTCGACCCCGACGTGTGA
- a CDS encoding dihydrofolate reductase family protein: MVRSQLSISLDGYVAGPEQSQQDPLGRGGMRLHEWVFGLDTWRAQHGLTGGERGVDADVVEEMTRDIGAYVLGRRMFGGGDGDWDESWQGWWGDDPPFHTPVFVLSHHPREPLVMRGGTEFRFVTDGIDSALRQAREAAGDRDVAIGGGASTVRQYLAAGLVDTLQLHLVPIILGAGERLLDGIAPRLEQVSVVAGPTVAHLTYRVLR, encoded by the coding sequence ATGGTGCGAAGTCAGCTGTCGATCTCACTCGACGGATACGTGGCGGGGCCGGAGCAGAGTCAGCAGGATCCGCTGGGCCGGGGAGGCATGCGGTTGCACGAGTGGGTCTTCGGCCTGGACACCTGGCGGGCACAGCACGGGTTGACCGGCGGTGAGCGGGGCGTCGACGCGGACGTCGTCGAGGAGATGACCCGGGACATCGGGGCGTACGTGCTGGGTCGGCGGATGTTCGGTGGCGGGGACGGCGACTGGGACGAGAGCTGGCAGGGCTGGTGGGGCGACGACCCGCCGTTCCACACGCCGGTGTTCGTGCTCAGCCACCACCCCCGGGAGCCACTTGTGATGCGGGGTGGCACCGAGTTCCGTTTCGTCACCGACGGGATCGACTCGGCGCTGCGGCAGGCCCGCGAGGCGGCGGGCGACCGCGATGTGGCGATCGGCGGCGGGGCGAGCACGGTTCGGCAGTACCTTGCCGCCGGGCTGGTCGACACGCTGCAACTGCACCTCGTGCCGATCATCCTCGGCGCCGGCGAGCGACTCCTCGACGGCATCGCGCCACGTCTGGAGCAGGTGTCGGTGGTGGCCGGGCCGACAGTCGCGCACCTGACCTATCGGGTCCTGCGCTGA